One part of the Flavobacterium johnsoniae UW101 genome encodes these proteins:
- a CDS encoding helix-turn-helix domain-containing protein, with amino-acid sequence MEQKIHQGRNVKRFREMLNIKQEALAYDLGEDWNQKKISMLEQKDVIEDNLLKQISAVLKIPVEAFQNFDEEQAVNVIANTFGNNGIGYQRNDNPVFNPIEEVLKMHEEKIALYERMLKEKDEMMVMLQNLINK; translated from the coding sequence ATGGAACAGAAAATACATCAAGGAAGAAACGTAAAACGTTTTAGAGAAATGCTTAACATAAAGCAAGAGGCATTGGCTTATGATTTAGGAGAAGATTGGAATCAAAAGAAAATTTCTATGCTGGAGCAAAAAGATGTAATCGAAGATAATCTGCTTAAACAAATCTCTGCAGTTTTAAAGATTCCTGTTGAAGCTTTTCAGAATTTTGATGAAGAGCAGGCGGTAAATGTAATTGCAAATACATTTGGGAATAATGGTATTGGATATCAGAGAAATGATAATCCTGTTTTTAATCCTATAGAGGAAGTATTAAAAATGCACGAAGAGAAAATTGCTTTGTACGAACGTATGCTGAAAGAGAAAGATG
- the mce gene encoding methylmalonyl-CoA epimerase, with the protein MVNKIEHIGIAVKNMDDANVLFEKLLGVPSYKEETVESEGVLTSFFQTGTNKIELLMATNPESPIAKFLEKKGEGIHHIAFDVEDIHAEISRLKNEGFVLINEVPKKGADNKLVVFLHPKNTNSVLVELCQEIK; encoded by the coding sequence ATGGTAAACAAAATAGAACATATTGGAATTGCTGTAAAAAATATGGATGATGCAAATGTATTGTTCGAGAAATTATTGGGCGTTCCGTCATACAAAGAAGAAACGGTAGAAAGTGAAGGCGTTTTGACTTCTTTCTTTCAAACCGGAACAAACAAAATTGAACTTTTGATGGCGACAAACCCAGAAAGTCCAATTGCAAAATTTTTAGAAAAGAAAGGCGAAGGAATTCATCATATCGCTTTTGATGTTGAAGATATTCATGCTGAGATTTCGCGCTTAAAAAACGAAGGTTTTGTGCTGATAAACGAAGTTCCGAAGAAAGGAGCCGACAATAAACTGGTCGTTTTTCTGCATCCGAAGAACACAAATAGCGTTTTGGTCGAGCTTTGCCAGGAAATTAAATAA